The Argiope bruennichi chromosome 9, qqArgBrue1.1, whole genome shotgun sequence genome contains a region encoding:
- the LOC129983762 gene encoding protein strawberry notch homolog 1-like, translated as MDKEKGKDSPDLLSAALDESGITPENDPAALNDKDFMRNFQEMPKTQQTENYMQMAHNVWNPAAFGFNPAMMEYASKFPFMDKNFASMMRPEMFANPAFMQMALQNQMMNGFAGYPYNMQNKDFNPYYMNGEAAYRSMMMSAAPQRAEPEEEAEDEEELLRAETYADYMPSKLKIGIRHPDPVVETSSLSSVQPPEVWYKLSIPEETIDRGSLSALQLEAITYACQQHETILPDGTRAGFLIGDGAGVGKGRTLAGIIYENYLLGRKRAIWLSVSNDLKYDAERDLKDIGAGKIEVHALNKFKYAKISSKINGSVRKGVIFATYSSLIGESQSGGKYKTRLKQLLHWCGDDFDGCIVFDECHKAKNLCPAGSSKPTKTGLTVLDLQNKLPKARIVYASATGASEPKNMAYMTRLGLWGEGTPFKEFTDFISVVEKRGVGAMELVAMDMKLRGLYMARQLSFSGVTFKIEEIPLSEHFKDMYNESVSLWVEARAKFAEAAELMEGDPRTKKTMWCQFWASHQRFFKYLCIASKVPQVEKLTREALKNGKCVVIGLQSTGEARTLEQLEESGGELTDFVSTAKGVFQSLVEKQFPAPDHKKTMRLLGLDLLPVGNNSAGASTSSGGKRKPLRRARQGVKRYREYKLSDESSSEEYIHSGGSDFEPSGDESPVGENDDLMSPSGSDSERESDFNPFDDESDSNGPWTNRKKSKKGKKRKSKSNHGFKKQKQPPKPLPNIDAVEKASAMKAELLEKIEILGDSLPPNTLDQLIDSLGGPENVAEMTGRKGRVVSNDGNIQYESRSEADAPLETLNMVEKQRFMDGEKHIAIISEAASSGISLQSDRRVKNQARRVHMTLELPWSADKAIQQFGRTHRSNQVNAPEYLFLISDLAGERRFASIVAKRLESLGALTHGDRRATESRDLSQFNIDTKYGRTALEATMRAVMEYDIPLVPPPSDYRGDFFADVRRALIGVALINENPHSGYHMLDKDYNNMAKFMNRILGLPVELQNRLFQYFTDTLEAVISQAKKAGRYDLGILDLGSGGDLVKRVKVDSFHQKHATGIAKTELHTVLVERGLSWEGALEKWAECNDKDEGFYLSSQARNSRKTAILAVADSGKSKSDKGKLFRVYRPNTGLQAKQETLEELKSKYHKSTKKEVEEHWKENYEASENLCSHMYWYGQCRRKTMGGSCEVGLRQRKYYVLSGAVLSVWTKIESIMSAHHGNHNAKLQVVRLKFEESSRVVGCLIPANVVDVLKKVLAEDATETEEKEF; from the coding sequence ATGGATaaggaaaaaggaaaagattcCCCTGACCTTCTGTCAGCAGCATTGGATGAATCTGGCATCACCCCTGAAAATGATCCAGCAGCCTTAAATGACAAGGACTTCATGAGAAACTTCCAAGAAATGCCCAAAACTCAGCAGACAGAAAATTACATGCAAATGGCCCATAATGTTTGGAACCCTGCTGCCTTTGGCTTTAATCCTGCTATGATGGAATATGCATCTAAATTTCCTTTTATGGACAAGAATTTTGCTAGCATGATGCGACCAGAGATGTTTGCCAATCCAGCTTTTATGCAAATGGCTTTGCAAAATCAGATGATGAATGGTTTTGCGGGATACCCATACAACATgcaaaacaaagattttaatccTTATTATATGAATGGCGAAGCTGCCTATCGATCCATGATGATGAGTGCCGCTCCACAAAGGGCAGAACCTGAAGAAGAAGCGGAGGATGAAGAGGAATTGCTTCGGGCTGAGACCTATGCTGATTACATgccatcaaaattaaaaattggtataAGGCACCCTGATCCTGTTGTTGAAACGAGTTCTTTATCTAGTGTTCAGCCACCTGAGGTTTGGTATAAGTTAAGCATTCCAGAAGAAACAATTGATAGAGGATCACTTTCAGCTTTGCAGTTGGAAGCTATCACATATGCATGCCAGCAGCACGAGACTATTCTCCCGGATGGCACGCGAGCTGGCTTTTTGATTGGAGATGGAGCTGGTGTTGGAAAGGGTCGTACCCTTGCaggaattatttatgaaaattatctgCTTGGTCGTAAAAGAGCGATTTGGCTTAGTGtttctaatgatttaaaatatgatgCTGAAAGAGATCTGAAAGATATAGGTGCTGGTAAAATTGAAGTGCATGCTTTGAATAAATTCAAGTATGCAAAAATCTCTTCGAAAATAAATGGTAGTGTCAGAAAAGGAGTAATATTTGCTACATATTCTTCTTTAATCGGGGAGAGCCAGTCTGGAGGGAAGTACAAAACTCGGTTGAAGCAGCTTTTACATTGGTGTGGAGATGATTTTGATGGCTGTATTGTTTTTGATGAATGCCATAAAGCTAAGAATCTCTGCCCAGCTGGTTCCAGTAAGCCTACTAAAACTGGTTTGACTGTTTTAGATTTGCAGAATAAGTTACCTAAAGCTAGGATAGTTTATGCTAGTGCTACTGGTGCTTCAGAACCTAAAAATATGGCATATATGACTAGGTTGGGATTATGGGGAGAAGGAACTCCTTTCAAAGAATTTACTGACTTCATATCAGTTGTTGAGAAGAGAGGTGTTGGAGCTATGGAACTTGTTGCTATGGATATGAAATTGAGAGGATTGTACATGGCTCGGCAGCTAAGCTTTTCAGGAGTTACTTTCAAAATTGAAGAAATCCCTTTATCAGAACATTTTAAAGACATGTATAATGAGTCAGTAAGCTTATGGGTTGAAGCTCGAGCAAAATTTGCTGAAGCAGCTGAATTGATGGAAGGTGATCCCCGAACAAAGAAAACGATGTGGTGTCAGTTTTGGGCTTCACATCagcgatttttcaaatatttatgtattgCTTCAAAGGTCCCACAAGTTGAGAAACTTACTAGAGAAGCGTTAAAAAATGGCAAATGTGTTGTAATTGGCTTGCAGTCTACTGGTGAAGCACGTACTTTAGAACAGCTTGAGGAATCTGGAGGTGAATTGACAGATTTTGTTTCAACTGCTAAAGGTGTTTTCCAATCTTTAGTTGAAAAACAATTTCCTGCCCCAGACCACAAAAAAACAATGAGACTCTTAGGACTTGATCTGCTACCAGTCGGCAATAATTCAGCTGGAGCATCCACATCTTCTGGAGGAAAACGTAAACCTTTAAGAAGAGCACGGCAAGGTGTTAAACGCTATAGAGAATACAAACTTTCGGATGAAAGTAGCTCAGAAGAGTATATTCATAGTGGTGGGAGTGACTTTGAACCATCAGGTGATGAATCACCTGTTGGtgaaaatgatgatttaatgTCACCTTCAGGATCAGATTCAGAAAGAGAAAGTGACTTCAATCCATTTGATGATGAGTCTGATAGCAATGGGCCTTGGACAAATCGAAAAAAGAGCAAGAAAGGTAAAAAACGTAAGAGCAAAAGTAACCATGGTTTCAAAAAGCAGAAACAACCACCAAAACCTCTTCCCAATATTGATGCAGTTGAGAAGGCATCTGCAATGAAAGCAGAATTgttggaaaaaattgaaatattaggcGATTCTTTGCCTCCTAATACGCTTGATCAGCTGATAGACAGCTTGGGTGGTCCTGAAAATGTGGCTGAAATGACTGGAAGGAAAGGCAGGGTTGTTAGTAATGATGGTAATATACAATACGAGTCAAGATCTGAAGCTGATGCACCTTTAGAGACTTTAAATATGGTAGAAAAACAGCGATTCATGGACGGGGAAAAACATATTGCTATTATTTCCGAGGCAGCAAGTTCTGGTATATCTTTACAGTCCGACAGAAGAGTAAAAAATCAAGCTAGGCGAGTCCACATGACTCTTGAATTACCCTGGAGTGCTGACAAAGCTATACAACAGTTTGGAAGAACACATCGATCAAATCAAGTTAATGCACCAGAAtacttatttttgatttctgatcTAGCTGGTGAGAGGCGTTTTGCATCCATTGTTGCCAAACGTCTGGAAAGTTTAGGAGCTCTCACTCATGGTGATAGAAGAGCTACTGAAAGCAGAGATCTAAGTCAATTCAATATTGACACCAAATATGGACGAACTGCCCTAGAAGCAACAATGCGGGCTGTTATGGAATATGATATTCCTCTTGTTCCTCCTCCTTCTGATTACAGGGGAGACTTCTTTGCCGATGTTCGCCGAGCTTTGATTGGTGTAGCCCTTATAAATGAAAATCCTCATAGTGGGTATCATATGTTGGATAAAGACTATAATAATATGGCTAAGTTTATGAACAGGATACTTGGACTTCCAGTTGAACTTCAAAACAGACTCTTCCAATATTTCACAGATACATTAGAGGCTGTTATATCACAAGCCAAGAAGGCTGGCAGATATGATTTAGGCATTCTTGATTTGGGCAGTGGCGGTGATCTGGTCAAGAGAGTAAAAGTAGATTCTTTCCATCAGAAGCATGCTACAGGTATAGCTAAAACTGAATTGCATACTGTTCTTGTTGAACGTGGTCTTAGTTGGGAAGGTGCTTTAGAGAAATGGGCTGAATGCAATGATAAAGATGAAGGATTTTACCTTTCCTCTCAAGCAAGGAATAGCAGAAAAACTGCTATTTTGGCTGTTGCCGATAGTGGTAAGAGTAAAAGTGATAAAGGTAAGCTGTTTAGAGTATACCGACCTAACACTGGTCTGCAAGCAAAACAAGAAACTCTTGAAgagttaaaatcaaaatatcacaAATCCACTAAAAAAGAGGTAGAGGAACATTGGAAAGAAAATTACGAAGCATCCGAGAACCTTTGCAGTCACATGTACTGGTATGGACAGTGTCGGCGAAAAACAATGGGTGGAAGCTGCGAGGTTGGTCTtagacaaagaaaatattatgtcCTAAGTGGAGCTGTATTGTCAGTATGGACAAAAATTGAGAGTATCATGTCTGCTCATCATGGCAACCATAATGCTAAATTACAAGTAGTTCGATTGAAATTTGAGGAATCGTCGAGAGTTGTTGGCTGTCTTATTCCTGCAAATGTTGTGGACGTTCTAAAGAAAGTGCTGGCAGAAGATGCTACTGAAACTGAGGAGAAAGAATTCTAG